Below is a window of 'Nostoc azollae' 0708 DNA.
TAGTCCAATATGGCAGCACCAGACACTGCTTCTATTCTTCTTATACCTGAGGAAACTCCCGCTTCAGAAATTATTTTAAAAACGCCAATTTCCCCAGTATTATTAACATGAGTTCCCCCGCATAACTCCATGGAAACACCAGGGAACTCAATCACGCGCACTTCATTACCGTACTTTTCCCCAAACATCGCAACTGCACCTCTAGCTTTTGCTTCTGCTAAAGGTAAAACTTCAATTTTCGCAGAATGCGCTTCTGAAATCCAGGTATTTACTAACTCTTCAATTTGTTGAACTTCCTCAGACGTTAAAGCACGGGGACAGTTAAAATCAAACCGCAATCTATCAAAGGAAACTAAAGAACCAGCTTGAGAGATTCCCTCATCAACAACTTTCTTTAATGCAGCTTGTAATAAATGAGTTGCTGTGTGATTAGCTTGAGAACGACGACGATAAGCGGTGTTAATTTGGGCTTTTACATTGTCACCTATTCTCAGTGTACCACTTTCAATGTGTCCGAAATGAACAAAGAAATCAGATTCTTTTTTCACTTCTTCAACACGAACTAAGACTCCATCACCGGAAATATAACCTTTATCTCCGATTTGTCCACCAGATTCAGCGTAAAATGGAGTTCTATCTAAAACAATTTGTACTTCTCTTCCTGCTTCTGCAGTTTCTTCGGAAATACCACCAACTAACAAAACTTCAACTTTTGCTGTTGTTGCTGCTGCAGTATAACCGATAAATTCTGTTGTGTGGATATGTTCTACAAGTTTATCTAAGGAACCTTGTACAGTTAAATCAATAGTTTCATGTGCAGCTTTTGCACGTTCTACCTGTTTTTGCATTTCTGCATTGAAACCATCCACATCAACGGTAAGGTTATTTTCTTCTGCAACTTCTTGGGTTAGTTCTAATGGGAAACCGTAGGTATCATATAAAGTAAAAGCACTTTTACCACTCATAGAAGTTAATCCTTTTTGTTTTACCTCTTGGATAATTTCTGCTAATAGCTTTTCACCTCTATCTAAGGTTTTTAAAAAATTAGCTTCTTCTCGTTGCAATTCTGCTTTAATTGAAGCTTCTCTTTGGCGCAAATTTGGGTAAACTGACTCAGAAAGAGAAATTGCTCTCTCTGCAACTTGGTTGATAAATTCCTCACAAATTCCAATTAATCTCCCATGTCTAACAACGCGACGAATGAGACGACGTAAAACGTAACCTCTCCCAACATTAGAAGCGCGAATTTCATCAGCGATCATATGTACAACAGAACGGATGTGATCACCAATTACTTTTAAGGAAACTTTGGTATCTTCATCACTGTGATGATAATCAATTTTAGCAACCTTTGCCGCAGTTTCAATAATGGGAAAAATCAAATCTGTTTCATAATTATTCGGTTTGTTTTGCAGGATTTGTGCCATTCTTTCCAAACCCATACCGGTGTCAATA
It encodes the following:
- the alaS gene encoding alanine--tRNA ligase; this encodes MSLTPQYLSGNDIRALFLDFYTQRGHELLPSASLVPEDPTVLLTIAGMLPFKPIFLGQRTPDFKRATTSQKCIRTNDIENVGRTKRHHTFFEMLGNFSFGDYFKEQAIAWGWELSTQVFRLPPERLVVSVFEEDDEAFGIWRDKIGVNEKRIKRMGADENFWVSGPTGPCGPCSEIHYDFHPELGEDNIDLEDDSRFIEFYNLVFMQYNRDASENLTPLQNKNIDTGMGLERMAQILQNKPNNYETDLIFPIIETAAKVAKIDYHHSDEDTKVSLKVIGDHIRSVVHMIADEIRASNVGRGYVLRRLIRRVVRHGRLIGICEEFINQVAERAISLSESVYPNLRQREASIKAELQREEANFLKTLDRGEKLLAEIIQEVKQKGLTSMSGKSAFTLYDTYGFPLELTQEVAEENNLTVDVDGFNAEMQKQVERAKAAHETIDLTVQGSLDKLVEHIHTTEFIGYTAAATTAKVEVLLVGGISEETAEAGREVQIVLDRTPFYAESGGQIGDKGYISGDGVLVRVEEVKKESDFFVHFGHIESGTLRIGDNVKAQINTAYRRRSQANHTATHLLQAALKKVVDEGISQAGSLVSFDRLRFDFNCPRALTSEEVQQIEELVNTWISEAHSAKIEVLPLAEAKARGAVAMFGEKYGNEVRVIEFPGVSMELCGGTHVNNTGEIGVFKIISEAGVSSGIRRIEAVSGAAILDYLNVRDKVVNDLSDRLKVKPEEIPDRIRTLQTELRNSEKEIQTLKSQLAIVKSDSLLKTAKTVAEHRIIVAQMEDVDAESLKAAAERLLQTIGNGAVVLASIPEAGKVSIVAAFSSEVNKKGVEAGKFVGAIARICSGGGGGKPNLAQAGGRDASKLPQALETAKTELEESLK